The DNA window CTGCTAGTCTACGTCGGCGCGGCAGTCTTGCTCGGAGGCGCTATCGCCATCTCTCAACTCGCCGCGGCGCCAGCATGGATAGGAGAAGCCGTTCCCTGGCTCGCTATCGCCATGCCGCTGCTCGGCGTGGCCTTCATCTGTGTGGCCATCTACAACAACCTCGGCGTGCTCTGGCAACGAAAGAAACAGGGCTTCGGCGCAGTGTATCCGCTGGCTAAACGGATGCTGCTCGAAGACGCCCGCTATGTCGAACGGCTTCGCACCTATCCCAAGGCGATGCTCGAGTATGGCCTTCTGCAGTACCGTCATCGCTGGGGCCTAACCGAAAACCGTGCGACGCTACTTGTCGGCGACATCCGCAAGCTTGGCCTCTTTCCCGCGCTGATCGCCCTAGCCGTCGCCGCCCATGGAATGGCCGGCAGTCTCGATAATCCATGGCTACTATGGGGGATGGTGATCGCTGTTGGCTGCTTTTACTTCATAGCGATCGGGGTTTCCAGCTTCGGGGAGCGACGCGCCCAAGTGGCCGATTTACTCCAGTACGCCATCGACCATGCCGAAGACGACGCATCCACCCTGCTTATCGAAGTAATAGCCGATGCGACCACAGGGCGTGATGCTCTATCAGCATCGCCCAAAGAGGGAGTCGAAGTTCCTGTTTAAAACTATCCACTCTCAGCGAACGAGGTCATATCGTCCCCTGCGACGATGAGAGATAAAACGCGAAGCCTCATATTCGAGGCTTGCGAGCGTCAGACAGAGGTTTTGACCGCTGCGGGCGAGCGAACAGTGTACCGCCCTCCTCTCCCGGCCGATGATCTGATGCGCTTTATCCCGGCTCTGCCCCGCCGTCGCTGGATGAATCGATCTACGTCCATCACGTACCAGCAGCGAGGCCGTCGTGGGAAAAAGATAAGGCGTGCTGCGCTGGAACAAGCCACGTTCATCTAGCAGCGTTATTTCCCTTGGCTCCTATCTGGCTTCTAGATCGGATTGACAGAGCATATCAGGCAGCAGTGACATACCCGGAAAACCCGCATTAATACGGGCTTTCCGGTGTCCAAGCCGTTTGAGAACAACGCTCGACAAACTAACCTAACCCATTACCAAAGCGCGATCCGTTGCCGCCGGATCGCACCTGGGTTTAGCGTGCGTCGACCGTCTCGCCCAGCTCGGCCAGCTCGCGCACCGCTACGGCGAACAGCGCGTAGCTGACTTTCGAGCCGGCGCGCACTTCATCGAGCAGTTGGTGCCAACGTGCAAGCTTGCCCTCGCGTCGCCCGAGCCAGACATCGAGACGCTCATCGATCGTCGGCGGCACGTCGTCGAGCCCCTGCACGGTGACGGTCAAAGCCAGCTGCTGGCGATCGAGATCGTCGCGAAGCGCCTCGCGTGCCAGCGCCTCCCAACCGTCGCCGACCGGCAGTTGATCGACCTGCTCGGTCAGCCACGGCAGCTCGAGACGCTCGCCGATCGCATAGTAGGCCTCGGCGACGCGCTCGATCTCGTCGTCGCTGCGTCGCGCCGCCTCGATGATCCCGAGGCCAGCATAGAGGTGATGCAGCGAGACCACGCGGGCGGCCAATGCCTCGGGTACACCAGCGGCGCGGTAGTGCTCGAAGCGGGCCTGCCACGCCTCGGCCTCCTTGCCGCTCAAGCGCTCGCGCACCTCTTCGCTGAGTCGTGCGAGGCGCGAGGAGAAGTGGTCGATCGTCTCGGCCACGCCAAGGGCCGAGCGGCTGCGCAGGAACCAGCGGGTGGCGCGCTGACCGAGGCGCATCAGCGCCCCCATCATGTCGTACTGGACCTGGCTCTCGACCTTGGCGTCCAGCGCCTCGATCTCGCGCCACAGCCGATCGAGCTCGAAACTGTCGCGGGCGATCACGTAGGCACGCACTACGCTGGCCTGGTCGAGCCCGCTGCCGTCGAGCAGCCGGCGCACGAAGGTGATGCCCATCCGATCGACCAGGTCGTTGGCGATCTGGGTCGCGACGATCTCGTGCTTGAGTCCATGCTGGTAGAGCTCGTCTTGGAAACGCTCGACCAATCGCGGCGGGAAGGCGCGCTCGACGTGGCGCTGGATGTACGGCTCGTCGGGGATGTCGGAGCCCGCGAGCTGGGTCTTGAGATCGCTCTTGGCATACGAGATCAGCACCGAGAGCTCGGGATGGGTGAGACCGAGCCCCGCCTCGCCCCGTTCCTGGAGCGCCTGGTCGCTCGGCAGCGCCTCGAGTTCACGATCGAGCACCCCGCCGTCCTCGAGGACCTTGATGAAGCGCCGGTAGCTGCCGATGCTTTCACGCGAGTGGATCGCGGCGAGGGACAGCGCCTGGGTCTGGGTGTAGTTGTCGAGCAGCACCAGGTCTGCGACCTCGTCGGTCATTTCGGCCAGGAACTGGTTGCGCTGCTTGGCGGTCATGTCACCACGCGCGGTGATGCCATCGAGCAGGATCTTGATATTGACCTCATGGTCGGAGCAGTTGACCCCACCGGCGTTGTCGATGAAGTCGGTGTTGAGCCGCACCCCATGCATCGCCGCCTCGCGCCGCCCACGCTGGGTGATACCGAGATTGCCGCCCTCGCCCACCACTCTGGCGCGCAGCGCGCAGCCATCGATGCGAAGCTGGTCATTGGCCTTGTCGCCCACCTCGGCGTGGGTTTCATCGCTCGCCTTGACGTAGGTGCCGATGCCGCCGTTCCAGAACAGATCGACCTCGGAGGCGAGCAGCGCCTGGATCAGCTCATTTGGCGACAACCGCTCGGCGACGATGCCGAAGCGGGACTTCATCTCGGGGCTGATCGCAATCGACTTGGCATCGCGGGAGAACACCCCGCCGCCTGCGGAAATCAGCCTCGGATCGTACTCGTCCCAGCCGAGCCGGGCGTCGAACATCCGCTGGCGCTCAGCGAAGCCGCTGGCCGCGTCGGGCTCGGGATCGATGAAGATATGGCGATGGTTGAACGCCGCGACCAGCCGGATCTGCTCGGAGAGCAGCATGCCGTTGCCGAACACGTCTCCGGCCATGTCACCGACGCCGAGCACGGTGAACGGCTGGGTCTGGGTATCGAGGCCGATTTCACGGAAGTGGCGCTTGACCGACTCCCAAGCGCCACGCGCGGTGATACCCATGCCCTTGTGGTCGTAGCCATACTGCCCGCCCGAGGCGAAAGCGTCGCCGAGCCAGAAGCCGTACTCCGCGGAGAGCGCGTTGGCGATGTCTGAGAAAGTCGCGGTGCCCTTGTCGGCGGCGACCACGAGATAAGGGTCGTCGTCATCGAAACGGACCACGTCGCGCGGCGGCTCGACCTGCTTGTCGACCACGTTGTCGGTGATGTCGAGCATGCCGCGAATCAGCGTGCGATAGCACTCGATCCCTTCGTTCTGGATCACTTCCCGGCTGGCATTGACCGGCAGGCGCTTGCAGACGAAGCCCCCCTTGGCACCGGTCGGCACGATCACCGCGTTCTTGACCTGCTGTGCCTTGACCAGCCCGAGCACTTCGGTGCGGAAATCCTCGAAACGGTCCGACCAGCGCAGCCCACCGCGGGCGACCCGGCCTGCGCGCAGGTGCAGCCCCTCCATCCGCGGCGAGTAGACGAATATCTCGTAAAGCGGCCGTGGCTTGGGCATCTCGGGAATTCGCCGCGGCTCGAGCTTGAACGAGATGTAGTCCTTGGGTTCGCCCTCGGCATCGGGCTGGAAGAAGTTGGTGCGCAGGGTAGCGTCGAACAGGTCCAGATAGCGGCGCAGCAGCCGGTCATCGTTGAGGCTGACCACCTGCTCGAGCTGCGCGTCGATCTCGCTGCGAAGCGCCGCCTGCGCGGCATCGTCGAGCCGATGCTCGGGGTCGAAACGCCCCTTGAACAGCGCGATCAGGCCGCGGGTGATCAACGGATAGCTGGTCAGGGTGCTGGCGATGTAAGGCTGTGACAGGCTGAAGCGGATCTGGTGCAGGTAGCGGGCATAGGCGCGCAGCAGCGCGACCTCGCGCCAGTCGAGCTCGGCGGCGAGCACCAGGCGGTTGAAGGTATCGCTCTCGGCGCTCCCGCTCCAGATCCGGGTCAGCGCATCGAGGAAGTTCTCGCGCAGGGTGGAGAAATCCACCGCCGGCACCACCGCGTCGTCGAGTTCGAGTTCGAAGTCGTTGATCCAGAAACGCTCGTCCTCGCGATCGACGGTGTAGGGGCGCTCGCTGATCACCCTGAGGCCCATGTTCTCGAGCATCGGCACCACGTCCGAGAGCGGGATCGGCCGGCGGCGATGATAGAACTTGAGCCGCACGCTCTCGTGCTTGCCCTCGGGCAGGCGATAGAGGCTGAAGGCGACCGGCTGCTGCCCGAGCTCGGACAGCCGGTCGACGTCGTAGACCGCCGCGCGCGGGCCGAAGTCGGCGCGATAGGCCGCCGGGAAGGCATCGCGGTAGAGCGACATCAGCGCATTCGCGCGCTCTTCGCCGTGGCGCTCGACCAGTGCCGAATGAAGCTCTTCACGCCAGCCACGCGCCAGTTCGGCGATGTGGCGCTCCAGCTCGCGGACATCGAAGACCGGCGGCTCGTCGTGGTTGAAACGCAGGATCAGCTGGATCCGCGCCAGCACCGATTCGGACAGATAGGGCGTGAAGTCGCCGAAACTGGCATCCAGCGACTCGCACAGGTAGTCCTGGATCCTCACCCGCAGGTCAGTAGAGAACACATCGCGGGGCACGTAGACCTGGCAGGAGTAGAACTTGCCGTAGCGATCCTCGCGGATGAACAGCCGCACCTGGCGCCGCTCGCGGATGTTGAGGATCGCAAGCGCGGTCTCGCACAGCTCAGTGGTAGAACTCTGGAACAGGTCGTCACGGGGATAGACCTCGAGGATGCGCTGCAGGTGCTTGCCGTTGTGACCGCTCGGGTCGACGCCGGCCGCCTCGACCACTGCGCGGATCTTGCGCCGCAGCACCGGGATGTTGCGCGCCGAATCGCTGTAGACCGACAGCGTGTAGAGACCGTAGAAGCGCCGTTCGCCGATCACCCGGCCGTCGGCGTCGAAGCGTTCGGTGATGATGTAGTCGGGGTAGGCCGCACGATGAACGGTCGAGGGATAAGCACTCTTGGCGAAAGAGATCAATTGGGGAATCAGCACGTAGCCGCCACCGCTTTCGAGCTGGCCGGCATCGTGGGGCTCTTCGTTGTAGCGCGGCTTGTCGAGCTTGAGCAGACCGAGCTCGGAGCCCTCGACCCGGGCCAGGCGCTGCTGGCCATCCTCGCCCTCGACCAGATCGAAGCTTTCGAAGCCAAGGAAGGTGAAGTGCTCGTCGAGCAGCCATTCGAGGAAGGCGCAGGCCTCCTCGACGTCCTCGGCGGCGACCCCTTCGGCATGACCGGCACGGATCTCATCGATCGCTTGGCGGACCTGGGCGCACATCGGCTCGAAATCGTCGGTGGCGACGCGGACCTCATCGAGAGTCTCGGTCAGGCTCTCGGCCAGCTCGCGCAGCAGCGCGGGATCGGTGTGGCGATCGATCTCGACGTAGATCAACGACTCCTGCTGCTCGGGGAAGCGCGGATCCAGCGGACTCAGATGGACGAGTTCGCCCTGGGCGTCACGGCGCACGCCAAGCACCGCATTGAAGATGGTGTGCACGGTGAGGCCGCGTCGACTCAGCTCGCTGCGCACCGAATCGACCAGAAACGGCATGTTGGCCTGGATCAGCTCGATCACCGTGTGGGTCGACTGCCAGCCGTGCTCCTGGAAATCGGGGTTGTAGACGCGCACCTTGGGACACCCAGCCTCGCGGCTCTGCACCAGTTGCCACATCGATAGCGTCGCACCGTAGACATCGTCGAGCCGGCGGCCAACCAGGTCATCGAAGCTCGCGCTGGCACTGGAGTAGAAGCAGCGTGCGAAATCGGCGATCCGCATGCCGCGGCGGTCTCCCAAGCGCTGATGGAGAAGCTGTTTGAATTGTTCGAAGAACTCTCTGACGTCACCCGTTGCGACCCGCTGCATCTCTTTCCCCTTTTTGGCACCCTTGCGCCGTTGCACCAGGAAGACTAGCGCAACTCGCTGCTTGGACGGGATCGAATTGAGCGTTCGACATGACCCATGCCCGGCAGGCATCGCAAGCGCTCGATTCCAGGCTGAAAAACAGTGGAGCGAAAGCTCAGAGTGTGATCGGACTGGGCGCGGCGAAGTCGAAGCGCGCCAGCGCTCGCGCCAGCCCCGCATGCTCCGGCGCAGTGGCGAAACTCACATCGAGATCGCCTCTGCGCCCGCCGGGCGGCGCGACCTGGGCGGTACGCCGGGCGATCGCCGCCCCCGAATCGATCCACTGGATCGGCCTTGGCGCCAGCGTCTCGCACCAGGCGCGCAGCAGCGGAAAGTGGGTGCAGCCCATCACCACGGTGTCCAGCCCGGGCGTATCGAACAGCGGCGCCAGTGCCGCGGCGATCACTTCGGCATCGGGTGCGGCACCTGCCAGCAGGCGTTCGGCTTCGAGCACCAGGGGATCGGCAGCAACCCGGATCACCCGGCATGAACCGGCGAAGCGCTCGATCAGCGCATCGGTATAGGGACGACGCACGGTGGCCGAGGTAGCGAGCAGGCCGATCACCCGGCTCCGGCTCGCCTCGGCGGCGGGCTTGATCGCAGGCACCGTGCCGACGATCGGCAGCGCGATGCTCGCACGCAGCTGCTCAAGCGCCAGCGTACTGGCGGTATTGCAGGCCACTACCAGGGTGTTCGCCTCGCTCGCCGCGACCCCTGCCCGGCATACCGAGACGATCCGCTCGACCAGCCACTCGTCGGCCTTGGTGCCATAGGGCAGCGCTGCATTGTCGCAAAGGTACGCCAATGCGCGCTCGGGCAGCGCGGCGCGCAGGTGAGCGACCACCGAAAGCCCCCCGAGCCCGGAGTCGAAGACCAGGATCGGAGCGCCGGCCACGGCAGCCGGCGATGTGAAACACGGGTTTGGGGACAACGATGGTGCGGATGCCGGCATCTTGGTGGGATCGAAACGTTAGCTCGCCGATGGCGCGTAGGCGTGGATTCTAGCAAATGCGCGATCGCCCCCGAAGGGGCGACCGATCAAGCCGCTTCCGGCGCCTCGCGGAACTCGCGGTAGAGCTGCGGATACTCATGCTTGAGTTCGCTGAGCCGCCCTTCAGCGTCGCTGAGCAGCGCATCGCAGAGCTGGTGGTACTCGGCCTCGCTGAGGCGCTGCTCGATCAGCGGGAAGAACTCCTCGCGTTCGATACGCAGATAGGCACGGTGCGCCTCTATGTAATCGCGCAGCCGGTCGGCGAAGCGATCGATCGGGATCACCACGTCGTTGAGGATCGAATCGAGATCCTCACTGACCAGCGACAGCCGCTGGCGCAGTTCGGTGTAATCGCGGGCCAATCGATTGACCAGCTCGGCGGCCTGGGCGTCCTGCTCCACCATTCGATCGCCGCATAGCGTCTCGAGCGGGATCATGAACTCTTCCATGTAGTCGAGGATGTAGTCGATCACCTCGCGCACCAGGCGGAAATTGGGTCGTTGTCCTTCGACCAGCGAGCGCTGCTTGAGCGACAGCACGTGCAGCAGGCGCGCCATGTTGGCGTGGTCCTGACGAAGCTGTGAAGTGGTCTGCATGGTTCTGCCTCCCGGGGTGAGGCGCGACGAGGCGCCATTCGTCGATAGGACAACCCGGCCGGATAAGGCGGGTCCTCGACGCTCGACGACGAGCGGGTGAGCTTCGAGTCTACGCCATCGCTCGCGGTAGCGAAGCACGCGACCATGCGGCTTTGGTCTATAGGCACGGATTGACTTCATCCAGCCCTCGGGCCTCGGCTCGAAGGAGACACCAAAGATCACACCGCGCTAGCGCGGCTTGGTCCGAGCGGTAGGCTCGGCCTTGAGCGGGTCATCGGGCCAACAATGCTTGGGGTAGCGCCCTTTCAGCTCTTTCTTCACTTCGGGATAGCCACTACGCCAGAAACTGGCCAGGTCGCTGGTCACCTGGACCGGCCGGCGCGCGGGAGAAAGCAGATGCAGGACCACCGGCTGCCGGCCATCGGCGACGCTCGGGGTGACGGTGGCGCCGAACAGCTCCTGCAGCCGAGCGGCGAGTACCGGCGGTGCGACGCCCTCGGGGTCGTAGTCGAGCCGTGCGCGGCTGCCCGAGGGCAGTAGCAGATGAGACGGCGCCAACCGCTCGAGCTCCGCCGGCAGCGGCCAGGGCAGCTGGGCGAGCAGCGCCTGCTCGAGCGGCAGGCGCTCGAAGTGGGCGACCCTGTGAATGCCCTGCAGCCAAGGGGCGAGCCAGCGCTCGAGCCCGTCGAGCAGCGCATCGTCATCGAGCGCCGGCCAGCGGCTCTCGCCGCCGCGCTCGAGCTCGATCCGGCGCAGCAGCGCAACCCTGGCGCGCAGCTGCATCAGCGCAGGGGTCCAAGGCAGCAGTTCGAGGCCACGCGCGCGCACGAAGGCGAGCTGGGCATCCAGCAACAGCGACGAGTCGTGACTCTCGAGTGCCGCGCGCCTCACCACCAGCTCGCCGACTCGCCACTGCCGCTCGATCAGCATCGCATCGCTGCGCGCCGGCCACTCGCAGCGCTCACTCACTTCCAGCAGCGGGGCCAGGCAGCCTTCGAACAGCGAGGGATCGAGCTCGACGGCCTGGCGGATCACCTCGCTGCGCTCCCCCTGGCGCCCGCCCAGCTCGGCGATCACCAGCCACTGCGAGCGACACAGCGGATCGAGCATCTGGAAATGCGCCGCGCGGCCGTTGGCGAGCAGGTAGTCGACGCCACCGGGGGAGCGCTGGCGGGCGATCCGGTCGGGAAAGGCGAAAGCGAGCAGCGCCCCGCTCCAAGCCGAGGTCTCGACAGTCTGCTCCTCGATACCCAGCAGGCGACGGTAGCGCCGGGCCTGCCGCTGGGCCGCGCCAACGGCACCGACCCTGGCGGCGAGGTCGAGCCCCGCGCCCGCACCGCGCTCCTCGAGCAGCGCGGCGAGTTCGCAACCAAGCGCTCCCTGGCCGAGCTCGCGACCGCGCAGCAGCATGTGCCCCAGGCGCGGCGGCAGCGGCAGTTCGGCCATCGCCTCGCCGTGAGCGGTCAGGCGTCCATCACCGTCGAGCGCACCCAGCGTGCGTAGCAGCCCGCGCGCCTGGGCCAGTGCCGCGAACGGGGGTGGATCGAGCCAGCGCAGCTGCTCGGGCTCGGCACCGAAGCACAGCGCTTGGAGCAGCATCGCGCCGAGATCGGCCTCGAGAATCTCGGCACGGGCATAGGGTGCAAGCGTCGCCTGCTGGGATTCGCTCCACAATCGATGGCAGACACCGGGCGCAAGCCGGCCCGCGCGCCCGGCGCGCTGGTCGGCCT is part of the Halotalea alkalilenta genome and encodes:
- a CDS encoding NAD-glutamate dehydrogenase, which encodes MQRVATGDVREFFEQFKQLLHQRLGDRRGMRIADFARCFYSSASASFDDLVGRRLDDVYGATLSMWQLVQSREAGCPKVRVYNPDFQEHGWQSTHTVIELIQANMPFLVDSVRSELSRRGLTVHTIFNAVLGVRRDAQGELVHLSPLDPRFPEQQESLIYVEIDRHTDPALLRELAESLTETLDEVRVATDDFEPMCAQVRQAIDEIRAGHAEGVAAEDVEEACAFLEWLLDEHFTFLGFESFDLVEGEDGQQRLARVEGSELGLLKLDKPRYNEEPHDAGQLESGGGYVLIPQLISFAKSAYPSTVHRAAYPDYIITERFDADGRVIGERRFYGLYTLSVYSDSARNIPVLRRKIRAVVEAAGVDPSGHNGKHLQRILEVYPRDDLFQSSTTELCETALAILNIRERRQVRLFIREDRYGKFYSCQVYVPRDVFSTDLRVRIQDYLCESLDASFGDFTPYLSESVLARIQLILRFNHDEPPVFDVRELERHIAELARGWREELHSALVERHGEERANALMSLYRDAFPAAYRADFGPRAAVYDVDRLSELGQQPVAFSLYRLPEGKHESVRLKFYHRRRPIPLSDVVPMLENMGLRVISERPYTVDREDERFWINDFELELDDAVVPAVDFSTLRENFLDALTRIWSGSAESDTFNRLVLAAELDWREVALLRAYARYLHQIRFSLSQPYIASTLTSYPLITRGLIALFKGRFDPEHRLDDAAQAALRSEIDAQLEQVVSLNDDRLLRRYLDLFDATLRTNFFQPDAEGEPKDYISFKLEPRRIPEMPKPRPLYEIFVYSPRMEGLHLRAGRVARGGLRWSDRFEDFRTEVLGLVKAQQVKNAVIVPTGAKGGFVCKRLPVNASREVIQNEGIECYRTLIRGMLDITDNVVDKQVEPPRDVVRFDDDDPYLVVAADKGTATFSDIANALSAEYGFWLGDAFASGGQYGYDHKGMGITARGAWESVKRHFREIGLDTQTQPFTVLGVGDMAGDVFGNGMLLSEQIRLVAAFNHRHIFIDPEPDAASGFAERQRMFDARLGWDEYDPRLISAGGGVFSRDAKSIAISPEMKSRFGIVAERLSPNELIQALLASEVDLFWNGGIGTYVKASDETHAEVGDKANDQLRIDGCALRARVVGEGGNLGITQRGRREAAMHGVRLNTDFIDNAGGVNCSDHEVNIKILLDGITARGDMTAKQRNQFLAEMTDEVADLVLLDNYTQTQALSLAAIHSRESIGSYRRFIKVLEDGGVLDRELEALPSDQALQERGEAGLGLTHPELSVLISYAKSDLKTQLAGSDIPDEPYIQRHVERAFPPRLVERFQDELYQHGLKHEIVATQIANDLVDRMGITFVRRLLDGSGLDQASVVRAYVIARDSFELDRLWREIEALDAKVESQVQYDMMGALMRLGQRATRWFLRSRSALGVAETIDHFSSRLARLSEEVRERLSGKEAEAWQARFEHYRAAGVPEALAARVVSLHHLYAGLGIIEAARRSDDEIERVAEAYYAIGERLELPWLTEQVDQLPVGDGWEALAREALRDDLDRQQLALTVTVQGLDDVPPTIDERLDVWLGRREGKLARWHQLLDEVRAGSKVSYALFAVAVRELAELGETVDAR
- the murI gene encoding glutamate racemase is translated as MAGAPILVFDSGLGGLSVVAHLRAALPERALAYLCDNAALPYGTKADEWLVERIVSVCRAGVAASEANTLVVACNTASTLALEQLRASIALPIVGTVPAIKPAAEASRSRVIGLLATSATVRRPYTDALIERFAGSCRVIRVAADPLVLEAERLLAGAAPDAEVIAAALAPLFDTPGLDTVVMGCTHFPLLRAWCETLAPRPIQWIDSGAAIARRTAQVAPPGGRRGDLDVSFATAPEHAGLARALARFDFAAPSPITL
- a CDS encoding hemerythrin domain-containing protein; this encodes MQTTSQLRQDHANMARLLHVLSLKQRSLVEGQRPNFRLVREVIDYILDYMEEFMIPLETLCGDRMVEQDAQAAELVNRLARDYTELRQRLSLVSEDLDSILNDVVIPIDRFADRLRDYIEAHRAYLRIEREEFFPLIEQRLSEAEYHQLCDALLSDAEGRLSELKHEYPQLYREFREAPEAA
- the hrpB gene encoding ATP-dependent helicase HrpB, with the protein product MVQHLALSHLSPLSPLPVDALLDELKSCLGQRDEAVLEAMPGAGKTTRVPLALLDSPWLAGRRILLLEPRRLAARAVAERLAEQLGERPGGRVGYRMRLDSRIGPKTQLEVVTVGVLLRRLQRDPALEDVGLVIFDEFHERHLDADLGLALCLAGRELLREPGDPLKLLVMSATLDTERIAGLLGDAPRLSSQGRLYPVAMRYAATPLRLDDWRGLEARLVETLDAALVEQSGDLLVFLPGKAEIRRLATRLEGRWPGPGAPRVLPLHGELPLERQRAAIAPDPQGRRRIVLASAIAETSLTVEGVRVVIDAGFSRAPRFDPSRALTRLETRRVSKAQADQRAGRAGRLAPGVCHRLWSESQQATLAPYARAEILEADLGAMLLQALCFGAEPEQLRWLDPPPFAALAQARGLLRTLGALDGDGRLTAHGEAMAELPLPPRLGHMLLRGRELGQGALGCELAALLEERGAGAGLDLAARVGAVGAAQRQARRYRRLLGIEEQTVETSAWSGALLAFAFPDRIARQRSPGGVDYLLANGRAAHFQMLDPLCRSQWLVIAELGGRQGERSEVIRQAVELDPSLFEGCLAPLLEVSERCEWPARSDAMLIERQWRVGELVVRRAALESHDSSLLLDAQLAFVRARGLELLPWTPALMQLRARVALLRRIELERGGESRWPALDDDALLDGLERWLAPWLQGIHRVAHFERLPLEQALLAQLPWPLPAELERLAPSHLLLPSGSRARLDYDPEGVAPPVLAARLQELFGATVTPSVADGRQPVVLHLLSPARRPVQVTSDLASFWRSGYPEVKKELKGRYPKHCWPDDPLKAEPTARTKPR